aggactaaCTGTAATCCACAATCCTCAGAAGGAAAGGCAGTAAAACTTAATCTGGTGCAGCTCTAGATATCTACTatatcttaaaaacaaacaaacaaacaagccctCACTGAGAGCAGGCATTCAAACTAGGCTGTTGGTCATTTTACTGACTATGTGGTACAACCAGTAAATAAAGGTGTTAGTTGCTTAATTGAAAAACCATTACTTCTAATGTACAGATTGATTAAAATCACAACTATCTAAATTTATCACCCACTGACAACACCTTACATATTTATGTTTATTCAGAACTGTTCCACCATGTTTAATGAAGCTTATTTCTAGTTAAGTGTGTACAGGATTCACAGAACTGCAAACTGTGATTGATGAAGAGTTGCTCCTACCAAACCACCATGATTTATAAATCAAAGCCAACAAAAGATAAGCACTTTGCATACACTTCGTAAACCAACTCTGCTTAACAAACAGAATACATCTCTCTGTAATATATAATCTATAGATCAGTTTATAACAAGAAAACTAGTACAAtgtaagaaacattttaaaatagtgaAAATGAAAAGATGTACAGATTTAACATGATCCATAGTCCTAATTTTTCAGTATTACTTGTCCATCTAGAGGTGGAAGCGGTAGAAAGCCGTAGTGTGAAACCCACAGGAAGCAGCAAGAGAGAAAGCCCATCTAAGAAGGTCTGAAAGTTATTCAGCTGTATCCAATGACATCTGCTGCTGCAATAAATTAAATCAATCTTTTAAGCAGTATAGGATTCTTTGGCTGCAATGCAATGCAGTTAGATTTCAGGAATATTGTTCTCAAATATATGCAGATTTCAAATCTTTTGTTACAAGGGACCAACATGACTGTTCTTTGGAACTTGTTGACAACCCTATATGCAAAAAAGTCAGAAACAGGAAAAGCAACTATGGAAGtgaatgcaaaagaaaaacaggttAGCTATATTTTGCTGAGAATTAAGCCTGCACAGAATCTGAATGTACACTTTTTGGAAGTTCATCTGTGCAGGATTAATAAAGTAGAGAATTCAAGTAAAAGATTACACACCTTGAAAATTCAATTCATTAAACTAGTTTAACCTTTCCTACGAACACTTGCTTAGGCACTGATATAGTATTTTAAATTTGCTAAGAGAAAATCCCAGTTGTTTTCAAGTGATATACCTGAAAAGTAGATTTAAAATTGTAGCACAAAAATGGCACACCATACGTATATTCTGTTTTTCCCTATATAGATGATTTATTATTCAATTAATGAAAGGAGATCCATATTACACAACACATGAATATTCAGTTTAAAGAACTCCACTTGATTCATGCAGCAGGGAAAATCTCTGTTCTCTCTATTACCTCATGTATTTTGCATGATGGATCacaaaatcaaaaaattcaacaCTTTGACTTCTGAAATGATAGCTACTTACCGAAGATTCACTGTCTCTGACAAGGAAGTCACCTTCCGCTCCCCTTTCATTTAGAGCGCATTCTGCCTGATGCCGAGTAACGTTCCCATAATACCATTCTTTTCCTGCAAACCGTCCTGTGGAAGCGGGCCCTGTGTAGCTTATCTGAGGAGGGTGGGAAGTATTAATCGTAGGACCATCACTTAAGATTACTACATAGTTTTTGGGAACAAGACCAATTTGCCCTCGAGAATTTTTACACTTCCACCACTCTGGGTCATTTTCAGGTTTCTCTATCACTTCCATAGTTTCACCTTTCTCAAAATTGAGCTCTTCTTCAGTGACAGAACTGAACGGATACAATGTCTGAACAATGTGAAGTATTTTCATGGCCTGGCCGTTACTCATGGATGCCCCTTTTCTCAAACTTAGAAAACTTGGTGAATCAGCAGTTGCTTCCTCAACTTCTTCAACTACATAGTTTGAAGGAAACCAGCCAATATGTCCATTGTAGCTCCCTCTCCACCAGCCATCGCTGCATTTTTCCATAACAATCACTCGAGACCCTTTAACGAGAGAGAGTTCATCCTCCCTCTCTGCCACGTAGGCAAATTTAACGTACGCAGGGATGTTCAGGTCATAAATCCTATCAGCACTGCTGCCGTTGGATGGGTATTCTGCATCAGTACTAGGAGTTGGCGAGGCATCTCTAGCACTTGTCTTTCGCTTTGTTTTACCCAATCctgtcaaaaataaaataaaaacatttcaaacaaaCAGTAAGAATAAGTTAATCTGATTCAGAATGGGAAAATATCTTAACATTTTTCCTTAATCTGAGCATAAAGGAAAAGAACTAAGACACTAAAGAATGAAGCTATACCACCAGAAAAGCTATCAGAAAAACAGCTCAACATCTTTACTTTTTAAGAAAGGTCTTTTTATCTCAGAAGAGTAGCTGCTAAGTAAAGCTTTGATGTGCCCTTTCAGAGCATTTCTTTCTAAAGCCACTAGAGATTTAATAGACACAAAGCAGTGCaggcaaataaaaaaggaaatactatTTTTATAACCAGCCATGCTTTAGGCTGCATATTGGGAATAAAATATGTAATCAGCCAGTATTCTTTTACTTTTAGATGTAGCTAATGTAAAAACAGGGGCAACTAATAACCAAATGTAAGCCTAATGGTATGCAAATTCCATCAAGCCTCTTTTTGCCATTCAATCCACGATAagggagccaaaaaaaaaaaatcttagaaacgGTGTGCACACATAGTACAATTACTCTTTGCATATTTTATTGTGGAGTTTTGATTGTAAAACGATACCTGCACAGGCACAGATCCATAGATCCTTTTCACATAAGATCCATTTTGACAAAAATAATTAACCTGTTCAATCTGACAGTGTGTAAACAGGCAGTGAGAACTACAACCACCAGGCAGGAATGGGCACTTTTTAAATGATTATCACTATCACCATGTGATCTGGTGCCTGAGGAGGAATACAATTTCCATCAATGTCAATAATGTTCCATTTCAATGTTACTGTGATAAAGGTTTAATACAATTATTTAGCACACCATCTGCAAAAAAATCCTTATTTCTCAGTCCTATAGCACTGCTCATTTCAAGGTCAAAACCATTTAAatggtttcagaagtggttcaacCTATGACAGCTTGGAATAAGGAAGTCCAACTCTCTGTAACTTAGTATtagcaggagtattaggtacatttgctgccttgagttgagatatatagtgtatatatatTTGCCATTGGCTAAAGTGGCAGATATTTAGTGTGACCTCCCCTTAGACTAGAGCAACAGCAGGCACCTGGCTCCCATAAACCTAAATGGAATGGAACCCTAAATACTGTCATTGCTAACACCTGTATATGTCCTACTATTTCATGCCAAAATGACTGCTGTGGACAAGGGCTTGTACACTAGGTTTGTGCAAGATATGCTTGAGcactacatacagtacatacacatgtTGCATGAGTGTAATTCACTGGAAGCTTGCTAAGAAGACCAACTTTCAATCACATCATTCCAGTCAAAATGCCAAAGATCACAGAATTGGACAGACATAAAATCATACTTTTGCATCAGCAAGGCCACTCTCAAAAGGAAATCAACAAACTGAATACTCAAGATGTGGTATTCAAGCTGTTataaagaaatttgaagaatcaGGAGAGTTCAAGGACAAAAAAAGGACTGGAAGGCCAAGAAAACTTTCCAATTCTGAAGAGAAGTTCCTCATAGTTTCTCCTTCAAGAGCAGAGGAAGTCCAGCAGGGACCTGGCTCAGCATCAGGCAGCTGCATTGGGATGCCACGTCGACTCTTCTAAAGTCCGAAGGAGCTTGATCAGGAATCATCTTCATGGAAGGGTAGCAGCCAAGATACCACTTTTGCGGAAGAGGAACAGGATGAAAAGGCTAAGATATGCTCAAGCTCACAAAGATTGGAATGAGGATCAGTGGAAAAGAGCATTATGCAGTGATGAATCCAAGTTTGAAATTTTTGGGTCCAATCG
The Candoia aspera isolate rCanAsp1 chromosome 5, rCanAsp1.hap2, whole genome shotgun sequence genome window above contains:
- the NCK2 gene encoding cytoplasmic protein NCK2, whose translation is MTEEVIVIAKWDYTAQQDQELDIKKNERLWLLDDSKTWWRVRNAANKTGYVPSNYVERKNSLKKGSLVKNLKDTLGLGKTKRKTSARDASPTPSTDAEYPSNGSSADRIYDLNIPAYVKFAYVAEREDELSLVKGSRVIVMEKCSDGWWRGSYNGHIGWFPSNYVVEEVEEATADSPSFLSLRKGASMSNGQAMKILHIVQTLYPFSSVTEEELNFEKGETMEVIEKPENDPEWWKCKNSRGQIGLVPKNYVVILSDGPTINTSHPPQISYTGPASTGRFAGKEWYYGNVTRHQAECALNERGAEGDFLVRDSESSPSDFSVSLKASGKNKHFKVQLVDNVYCIGQRRFNTMDELVEHYKKAPIFTSEHGEKLYLVKALQ